One Acidimicrobiia bacterium genomic window, GATCACGATGAACCACCACCCGTTGCACACCGACGCCTGGTTCGCCGAGACGCAGACCCAGTTCGGGAAGAACGTGGTGGTGGGGAACCTCGTCTACTCCCTGGTGCTCGGCATGAGCGTGCCCGACGTGAGCGGCGCGGCGGTTGCAAACCTCGAGGTGGAGAGCCTGCTGCACCGCAAGCCGACGTTCCACGGCGACACCATCTACGCCGAGACGAAGGTGCTCGACAGGAAGGTGTCGTCGTCGAAGCCCGACCGCGGCATCGTCACCGTCGAGAGCCGCGGCTTCAACCAGCACGGCGACGAGGTCTGCTACTTCCGCCGGAAGGTCATGGTCCTCACCCGTGAG contains:
- a CDS encoding MaoC family dehydratase, whose product is MTTHERPFGRYLEDFEPGDIYKHWPGKTITEYDDHLFCMITMNHHPLHTDAWFAETQTQFGKNVVVGNLVYSLVLGMSVPDVSGAAVANLEVESLLHRKPTFHGDTIYAETKVLDRKVSSSKPDRGIVTVESRGFNQHGDEVCYFRRKVMVLTREAAKERERPYTSPE